A single region of the Vicia villosa cultivar HV-30 ecotype Madison, WI linkage group LG4, Vvil1.0, whole genome shotgun sequence genome encodes:
- the LOC131596316 gene encoding uncharacterized protein LOC131596316: MSPMSPSRFCRNFVFSALLMTPQTSMGNFKMIFFTKGSFVKDPKIRYEGGNVFAVTGQDPDIWSYFEAIDLVKGITPDFDASKVRMWWKHDGGSFEVDLKPFRDDGDAVELGVYAYANDVDVEIYSEEKPETGEATFMEKVIDKGKGRKRDEVEYESSDESVKDVHFEDSEEERMKESDDGIEVEDDGVDEGIHGGDDGQAEGGDDGQAEGTDDGQASEKPDNIFITDEMGKEHVIDEEYLTDELDSGADDDSCDDRPTTIRFKEDDGLSKNFKFKVGMEFSSLKQFKKVVLEHNVLNGREVKFEKNDADRCRVVCNEKKICNYTVLCSRVLKTTTFRIKTLFHKHKCGRHFFNKSAKAEWVAKVIVDGLKNNTKMKLNEVVADVRLKYATEIPGCRAFKARQLARRIVEGDSSKQYSLLWSYGAELRRASSGNTFKLNTMTPAPGLQPRFERCYMCFDGCKKALIKACRPFIGLDGCHLKNKYGGILLIAVGRDPNDQYLPIAFAVVETESKDTWSWFMKLLIEDIGEQSWCFISDQQKASVFYYVFYYCDQCFIHVFYFVQCFILVVF; the protein is encoded by the coding sequence ATGTCCCCCATGTCCCCTTCACGTTTTTGTCGTAACTTTGTTTTTTCTGCATTATTAATGACCCCACAGACTTCAATGGGCAATTTTAAAATGATATTCTTCACAAAGGGTTCATTTGTAAAAGATCCCAAGATACGATACGAGGGTGGAAATGTGTTTGCCGTTACTGGTCAAGATCCAGATATTTGGTCATATTTCGAAGCTATAGATTTAGTTAAAGGGATTACTCCTGATTTTGATGCTAGCAAAGTCAGGATGTGGTGGAAACATGATGGTGGCAGCTTTGAAGTAGATTTGAAACCATTTAGGGATGATGGAGATGCTGTTGAGCTGGGTGTCTATGCGTATGCAAACGATGTTGATGTTGAGATATATAGTGAGGAAAAACCAGAGACAGGAGAGGCAACATTCATGGAGAAGGTTATAGATAAAGGAAAGGGAAGAAAGAGAGATGAGGTTGAGTATGAATCTAGTGATGAATCAGTCAAGGATGTACACTTTGAAGACAGTGAGGAGGAAAGGATGAAGGAATCTGATGATGGGATTGAAGTTGAAGATGATGGTGTAGATGAAGGTATTCATGGAGGTGATGATGGGCAGGCAGAAGGAGGTGATGATGGGCAGGCAGAAGGAACTGATGATGGGCAGGCTAGTGAAAAGCCAGATAACATTTTTATCACAGATGAGATGGGTAAAGAGCATGTAATTGATGAAGAATACCTCACTGATGAACTGGATAGTGGGGCAGATGATGACAGTTGTGATGATAGACCAACTACAATTAGGTTCAAAGAAGATGATGGTTTGAGTAAGAACTTCAAATTCAAGGTTGGGATGGAATTCTCTTCACTCAAACAGTTTAAGAAAGTAGTCCTAGAGCACAATGTGTTGAATGGGAGAGAAGTgaagtttgaaaagaatgatGCTGATAGGTGTAGGGTGGTATGTAATGAAAAGAAGATATGTAACTATACTGTCTTGTGTAGTAGGGTTTTGAAGACTACCACTTTTAGGATCAAGACTTTGTTTCACAAACACAAGTGTGGAAGACATTTCTTTAACAAAAGTGCCAAAGCTGAATGGGTTGCAAAGGTGATAGTTGATGGTTTGAAGAACAATACAAAAATGAAGTTGAATGAGGTTGTGGCAGATGTAAGGCTTAAGTATGCAACTGAAATTCCTGGATGTAGAGCTTTCAAAGCAAGACAGTTGGCTAGAAGAATAGTGGAAGGTGACTCTAGCAAGCAGTATAGTTTATTATGGTCATATGGTGCTGAGTTGAGAAGAGCATCATCAGGAAATACTTTCAAGTTAAACACTATGACACCTGCTCCTGGGCTGCAACCTAGATTTGAGAGATGCTACATGTGCTTTGATGGATGCAAAAAGGCTCTGATAAAAGCTTGCAGACCTTTCATTGGTTTAGATGGATGTCACTTGAAAAACAAGTATGGTGGTATACTACTAATTGCAGTTGGACGTGACCCTAATGATCAATACCTACCTATTGCTTTTGCTGTTGTGGAGACAGAATCAAAGGACACTTGGAGTTGGTTTATGAAGTTGCTCATTGAAGACATTGGAGAACAAAGTTGGTGTTTTATTTCTGATCAGCAAAAGGCAAGTGTGTTTTACTATGTGTTTTATTACTGTGATCAATGTTTTATACATGTGTTTTACTTTGTTCAATGTTTTATACTTGTTGTTTTCTAG
- the LOC131598490 gene encoding uncharacterized protein LOC131598490 encodes MAAAKSTYYEAHEAKMLEIKTASLEAYEWLEAIPKSKWCKHAFPFYSKCDVLMNNLSESFNATILLQRDKPILTMFEWIRNYLMGRFATLREKVDRYKGLVMAKPLRRLDREIEKSASWTPTYAGRLTFQVSHTLLSDSFVVDLAQKTCTCNMWELVGIPCRHSVAAIYRKGDDPRNYVSEYYHKSTYERCYSEVITPLNGQNKWPKTSDPVILPPMYKRGPGRPKKLRRREPDEANQHKWQRTNTSHRCKNCQELGHNARTCKKNKQIVLVPSENVRQDIPTQASQTVEGNVPNQATEPATTNGPKKRMNISDGCVGIRGGQRDP; translated from the exons ATGGCTGCTGCTAAGTCCACTTATTATGAAGCACATGAAGCTAAAATGCTTGAAATCAAGACTGCAAGCTTGGAAGCATATGAATGGTTAGAAGCTATTCCCAAGTCCAAATGGTGTAAGCATGCCTTTCCTTTTTATTCTAAATGTGATGTCCTTATGAACAATTTAAGTGAGTCTTTCAATGCAACCATTTTGTTACAAAGGGACAAACCAATATTGACTATGTTTGAGTGGATAAGGAATTACTTGATGGGTAGGTTTGCAACCCTTAGGGAAAAGGTAGATAGGTATAAGGGACTGGTAATGGCCAAACCTCTTAGGAGATTGGATAGGGAAATAGAGAAATCTGCTAGTTGGACTCCAACATATGCAGGGAGGTTAACTTTCCAAGTCTCACATACCCTTCTATCTGATAGCTTTGTAGTGGACCTGGCCCAAAAAACTTGTACTTGTAATATGTGGGAGTTGGTGGGAATACCTTGCAGGCATAGTGTGGCAGCAATATATAGAAAAGGGGATGACCCTAGAAACTATGTTAGTGAATACTATCACAAGAGCACTTATGAGAGATGTTATAGTGAGGTCATCACACCTTTGAATGGTCAGAACAAGTGGCCTAAGACCTCTGATCCAGTTATATTACCACCCATGTACAAGCGTGGCCCAGGCAGGCCTAAGAAACTTCGTAGGAGGGAACCTGATGAGGCAAACCAACATAAATGGCAAAGGACAAACACTAGTCATAGGTGCAAAAATTGTCAAGAACTTGGTCATAATGCTAGAACTTGcaagaaaaacaaacaaattgTGCTTGTTCCATCTGAGAATGTAAGGCAGGACATACCTACACAAGCAAGTCAAACTGTTGAAGGTAATGTTCCAAACCAAGCAACTGAGCCTGCTACAACTAATGGACCAAAAAAAAGG ATGAATATTTCTGATGGTTGTGTTGGTATTAGGGGAGGCCAAAGGGATCCATGA